In one Acetobacter sp. genomic region, the following are encoded:
- a CDS encoding DMT family transporter, whose protein sequence is MNKEAGTQAGVGHNIPAGILYGTGAGALWGLIFLAPKLVQDFTPLQLSAGRYLAYGAIASIMIIPRWKNLRFNIRKQDLYALFRLSLFGNILYYILLSMAVQKGGIALTSLIIGFLPVTITVIGSRDKGAVGLSALLPSLMLCIAGTICIGWQAIASPDASTQSMEGLSCAIAALAAWTFYAVENSRCLLRLHTISIHDWNLLMGLMTGLQAVLLTPAALVYDHLQHRLDEWIKFGIISLGVAIIASIFGNALWNRMSRLLPLTMTGQMILFETFFALIYGFLWEQKWPYPLEVAAFVFIVFSVLTCISPHQKQTVKIRSYTASSAENTG, encoded by the coding sequence ATGAATAAGGAAGCAGGAACGCAGGCAGGAGTTGGCCATAATATTCCAGCAGGTATTCTGTATGGAACAGGTGCGGGAGCTTTATGGGGTCTGATTTTTCTGGCGCCAAAACTTGTTCAGGATTTCACACCCCTCCAACTATCAGCGGGACGGTATCTGGCATATGGCGCAATCGCCAGCATCATGATTATACCTCGCTGGAAAAACTTGCGCTTCAACATCAGAAAACAGGATTTATACGCACTTTTCCGGCTCTCCCTGTTTGGGAACATACTGTACTACATCCTGCTTTCCATGGCCGTGCAGAAAGGAGGGATAGCACTGACATCACTGATAATCGGTTTTCTTCCTGTTACCATCACAGTTATCGGCAGTCGTGACAAAGGGGCGGTCGGTCTTTCTGCTCTACTACCATCACTTATGCTGTGTATTGCGGGCACTATCTGTATCGGATGGCAGGCAATTGCATCTCCAGACGCTTCAACCCAGTCAATGGAAGGGCTCTCATGCGCTATTGCGGCTCTTGCTGCATGGACATTCTATGCTGTTGAAAATAGCCGCTGTCTGTTGCGCCTGCATACGATTTCCATTCATGACTGGAACCTTCTTATGGGATTGATGACCGGGTTACAGGCTGTTTTATTAACTCCTGCCGCTCTTGTTTACGATCATTTACAGCACAGACTGGATGAATGGATAAAATTCGGCATTATTTCATTAGGAGTGGCAATCATCGCTTCCATTTTTGGCAATGCCTTATGGAACCGGATGAGCCGCCTTTTGCCTTTGACCATGACAGGGCAGATGATCCTGTTCGAAACATTTTTTGCTCTGATTTATGGTTTTCTTTGGGAGCAGAAATGGCCTTACCCTCTTGAAGTAGCAGCTTTTGTCTTCATTGTTTTCAGTGTGCTGACATGCATCTCACCTCATCAGAAGCAGACTGTGAAAATCAGGAGCTACACTGCAAGTTCAGCAGAAAACACAGGCTGA
- a CDS encoding Lrp/AsnC family transcriptional regulator, with the protein MSKKPFPRLLDEFDRAILRIVQKDNRMPQRQIAERVNLSAAAVQRRIAAMEKAKIIIGNSAVVDVHAVAMNITAMVEVYLKDERIDTVDNAKKLFRSAPEVQQCYYVTGGISFILIIVTSDMIAYEEITRRLFAQNDSVGSYRSLIALDRVKSGCEVIIH; encoded by the coding sequence ATGAGCAAAAAACCTTTTCCGCGTCTTCTGGATGAATTTGACAGAGCCATTCTGCGTATTGTCCAGAAGGATAACAGGATGCCGCAGAGACAGATTGCTGAACGGGTCAATCTGTCAGCGGCAGCCGTGCAGAGACGGATTGCCGCTATGGAAAAGGCCAAGATCATAATCGGAAATTCTGCTGTCGTGGATGTGCATGCGGTTGCGATGAATATTACGGCAATGGTCGAGGTTTATTTGAAAGACGAACGGATAGACACAGTTGATAATGCAAAGAAGCTGTTTCGTTCTGCGCCGGAAGTTCAGCAGTGTTATTACGTCACGGGTGGGATTAGTTTTATTCTGATCATTGTTACGTCAGATATGATTGCCTATGAAGAGATAACGCGTCGCCTTTTTGCACAGAATGATTCTGTAGGCAGCTATCGCTCCCTGATAGCCCTTGATCGAGTGAAATCAGGTTGTGAAGTAATTATTCATTGA